TTCCAGGCGTCCTCGAAGACCTCGTGCGCGTGGAACGGCCTGCCCGCCTGCAGCAGCGCCTGTGCCTCGGCGACCGTCTCCTCCGGTGTCCGTACGACCCCCTCGGGCTGCCGGGGCACGCCCTGCGCGTCGTACGGCAGGGGCCGTCCCAGCCCGTCGCGCGGCCGTGCGTTGCGGGCGCGGCCCTCGCTGTCGCGGTCCCGTGCGCCGGTCCGCCGTCCTTCCGGTGTGCTGCCCATACCGCGATTGTCCCGCCTCCGGTCCCGCTTCGGCGCGCCCGGCGGTGTGGGGTAAAGTACTGTCCGCGCGATCACGCGGTTCTCCGCGATGAGGCGCACCGGGACGTGGCGCAGCTTGGTAGCGCACTTGACTGGGGGTCAAGGGGTCGCAGGTTCAAATCCTGTCGTCCCGACGGTTCGGCGAGGGGCCATCTGTTCGATGGCCCCTTTTCCGTCGGTTCACGGGGCCGGATGGTACAAGCGGGGCATGACCAATGAGTTCATCCCCTTCCGCCCGGACGGTGTCCGATGACCGCCGGTGTCGACACCCCGGACCGCCGCGGCCGCACCGGGCTCGACCGGGCCGGCCGCGACCTGACCGGCAATCCGCGGGTGCGGGTGCGGGACGTGACGCTGCTCTCCAGCCACTGGTACGTGGAGCGCACCACCACCTTCGACTTCCAGCACGCCGACGGCACCTGGAGCACCCAGGAGCGCGAGACGCACGACCGTGGCAACGGCGCCACGATGCTGCTGTACGACGCCTCGCGCGAGACCGTGCTGCTCACCCGCCAGTTCCGCTTCCCGGTGTACGTCAACGGACACCCCGACGGCATGCTGGTCGAGACGCCCGGCGGACTGCTCGACGACGACGACGAGCACCCGGAGGAGGCCGTACGGCGTGAGGTGATCGAGGAGACCGGGCACACCATCGGCGCCGTCCAGCACGTCTTCGACGTCTACATGAGCCCCGGCTCGGTCACCGAACGCGTCAGCTTCTACGCCGCCGCCTACGGACCGTCGACCCGCACCCACGAGGGCGGCGGGCTCGGCGAGGAGGGCGAGGACATCGAGATCGTCGAACTGCCCTTCCCCCGGGCCCTGGAGATGATCCGCACCGGCGAGATCGCCGACGCCAAGACCATCATGCTGCTGCAATGGGCCGCCCTCGAAGGTCCGTTCGCCAAGCGGTAGCGGCCACGGCCTTGACTTGGAGCGCACTGCACACCGAAGTCTCCCGTTCGTGCCCGGACAACCGGGTGCGAACGGGATGGACCACCGTGAAGTACCGCACCATGGGCGCCGATCCGGACAACCGCCGCGCGGTCAGCGTGCTCGCCCTCGGCGCCGTGCTCTTCGGCTCGCTCACGGACGAGCGGACTCCTTCCGCCGTCCTCGACCGCCATGTCGAGGCCGGCGGGACCTTCGTCGACACCTCGGACGACTACGCCTTCTGGGTCGACGGCGGCCAGGGCGGCCACGGCGAGGATCTGCTCGGCCGGTGGCGCGCGACCTGGGTGCCGACGCCCCTGCGGCGGACCGACAGGCCCTCGTCCACCAGGGACTGGATGGCCTGGCGGACCGTGGGGCGCGACAGGCCGAGGCGGACGGATGGATCGACCTCGTCGCCCAGCCGATCGCCCGGCGAGAGCACCCCGCCTGCGACGGCCGCCTCCCACTGCTGGACGAGCTGGTGGTGGAGCGGCCCGGGGCTGGTGCGGTCGCGTGCGAACCGTACGGCGGCGAGCCCGGAGGCAGCCAGAAGTCATGGTGTCCTGTCCCTCCCGGCCCGCACCGTAGGACTTTGTATGTACATTAGGACCTGCGTGCAATGATGTCTTGACAAAGTATTGACACTGGGCGCGCCAGGGGATTTGATCCCGTCCCAACAATGCCTTTCCCCCATCGCACAGTGAGGTGCAGGAAAGATGGACCGCTCTCGCAGAATCCCCTCCGCTCTGGCCGTGGCAGCGGCGGCGGCCCTCGTCCTCGCCGGCTGCTCCAGCGGCTCCGGCGGCAAGAAGGCCGAGGAGGGAGCGGACGGCGCCTCGGCGGGCAAGGCCACCACCCCCCGGATGACGGTCGCCCTGGTCACCCACCAGGCGCCGGGCGACACCTTCTGGGACATCGTGCGCAAGGGCGCCGAGGCCGCCGCCGCAAAGGACAACATCAAGCTGGTGTACTCGGCCGACCCCAACGCCGGCAACCAGGCCAACCTGGTGCAGAACGCCATCGACCAGAAGGTCGACGGCATCGCCGTCACCCTCGCCAAGCCCGACGCCCTGAAGGACGTCCTCGGCAAGGCCGAGCAGGCCGGCATACCCGTCGTCGGCCTCAACTCCGGCCTGAGCGACTGGAAGCGGCTCGGCCTGCTGCAGTTCTTCGGGCAGGACGAGAACGTGGCCGGCGAGGCGCTTGGCAAGCGGCTCAACGAGGAGGGCGCGAAGAAGGCCGTCTGCGTGATCCAGGAGCAGGGCAACATCGGCCTCACCCAGCGCTGCGACGGGGTGAAGAAGACGTTCGAGGGAACCACGGAGATCCTGAACGTCAACGGCACCGACATGCCCTCCGTGAAGTCGACGATCACCGCCAAGCTGAAGCAGGACGGCGCCATCGACCACGTCGTCACCCTCGGCGCCCCCTTCGCGCTGACCGCGGTGCAGTCCGTCTCCGAGGCGGGCAGCAAGGCGAAGGTCGCGACCTTCGACCTCAACAAGGACCTCACCGGCGCCATCCAGCGCGGCGACATCGAGTTCGCCGTCGACCAGCAGCCCTACCTCCAGGGGTACCTCGCCGTCGACGGGCTGTGGCTGTACAAGAACAACGGCAACTACAGCGGCGGCGGTGAGCAGCCGGTGCTGACCGGCCCCGCGTTCGTCGACCGGTCCAACGTCGAGCGGGTCGCCGGGTACGCCGCGAAGGGGACCCGGTGATGGGCACGACCCAGCAGGCCGCGCCGGCGGTGACCACACCGCCGGCCCCCGGCCCCCGGCACACCGACGGACGCACCCGGGAGCGGCCCCTGGTGCTGAGGCTGCTCGCCCGGCCCGAGGTCGGCGTCTTCCTCGGCGCGGTCGCCGTGTTCGTCTTCTTCCTGATCGCCGCGCCCTCCCTGCGCCAGGGCGGGTCGATGGCCACGGTCCTCTACCAGGCGTCGACCATCGGGATCATGGCGCTGCCCGTGGCGCTGCTGATGATCGGCGGCGAGTTCGACCTGTCGGCCGGCGTGGCCGTGATCACCTCGGCTCTCACCGCGGCCATGCTCAGCTACCAGCTGACCCTGAACGTCTGGACGGGCGTGATCGTCGCGCTCGTGGTGTCGCTCGCCGTCGGCGCGTTCAACGGCTGGATGCTGGTGAAGACGGGGTTGCCGAGCTTCCTGGTCACCCTTGGCACCTTCCTGATCCTCCAGGGCGTCAACCTCGCCGTCACCAAGCTGGTCACCGGCAACGTCGCCACCGACGACATCAGCACCATGGACGGCTTCGACCAGGCCAGGGCGCTGTTCGCCTCGTCCTTCGACGTCGGCGGCGTCCAGGTGAAGATCACTGTGGTGTGGTGGCTGGTCTTCGCGGCCCTGGCCACCTGGGTGCTGCTGCGCACCAAGTACGGCAACTGGATCTTCGCCGTCGGCGGCAACAAGGAGAGCGCCCGGGCGGTCGGCGTCCCGGTGACCTTCACCAAGATCAGCCTCTTCGTGGTGGTCGGCTTCGGCGCCTGGTTCGTCGGCATGCACCAGCTGTTCTCCTTCAACACCGTGCAGTCCGGCGAGGGCGTCGGCCAGGAGCTGATCTACATCGCCGCGGCGGTGATCGGCGGCTGTCTGCTCACCGGCGGACACGGCTCCGCGATCGGCCCGGTCTTCGGAGCCTTCATGTTCGGCATGGTCCAGCAGGGCATCGTCTACGCGGGCTGGAACCCCGACTGGTTCAAGGCCTTCCTCGGTGTGATGCTGCTCGGTGCCGTCCTCATCAATCTGTGGGTGCAGCGCACCGCGACCCGGAGGTGACCGCCATGACCACCGCCCACGGAGCCCTGCTCCCGGACACCGCCCCCCGGCAGCAGGGCGCCCTCGTCGAACTGCGCCGCGCCGGCAAGTCCTACGGCAACGTCCGCGCCCTGTACGGCGTCGACCTCGCCGTCCACCCGGGCCGGGTGACCTGCGTGCTCGGCGACAACGGCGCCGGCAAGTCCACCCTCATCAAGATCGTCTCCGGGCTGCACCAGCACACCGAGGGCGAGTTCCTCGTCGACGGCGAGCCGGTGCGCTTCTCGACCCCGCGCGAGGCCCTCGACAAGGGCATCGCCGCCGTGTACCAGGACCTCGCGACCGTCCCGCTGATGCCCGTCTGGCGCAACTTCTTCCTCGGCTCCGAGCTCACCAAGGGCCCCTGGCCGGTCCGCCGTCTCGACATCGCCCGCATGAAGCGGACCGCCGACGAGGAACTGCGCGCCATGGGCATCGTCCTGGACGACCTGGAGCAGCCCATCGGCACGCTCTCCGGCGGCCAGCGCCAGTGCGTGGCGATCGCCCGCGCCGTCCACTTCGGCGCCCGCGTGCTGATCCTGGACGAGCCGACGGCGGCCCTCGGCGTCAAGCAGTCGGGCGTGGTGCTGAAGTACATCGCCGCCGCGCGCGACCGTGGCCTCGGCGTCATCTTCATCACCCACAATCCGCACCACGCGTACATGGTCGGCGACCACTTCAGCGTGCTGCGCCTCGGCACGCTCGAACTGAGCGCCGACCGCAGCGAGGTGAGCCCGGAGGAGCTGACCAACCACATGGCGGGCGGCACCGAACTCGCCGCGCTCAAGCACGAGCTGGCGCAGGTGCGGGGCGTCGACGTCGAGGAACTCCCCGAGGCGGAGGACCTCACGGCGCCCGCGACGGCACCCGACGCCCCCGCGGCGTCCCCCACCCCGCCCACCGCCGCACCGGCCTCTCCCGAAGGGACCCCCTGACATGGCCGACACCCCCGTCCTCGACCGCATCCGGGTCGGCTCGGCGCCGGACTCCTGGGGCGTCTGGTTCCCCGACGACCCCCGGCAGGTGCCCTGGGAACGCTTCCTCGACGAGGTCGCCGAGGCCGGCTACTCCTGGATCGAGCTGGGACCGTACGGCTATCTGCCGACCGACCCGGCGCGGCTCACCGACGAGACGGACAGGCGCGGCCTGAAGGTGTCGGCCGGCACCGTCTTCACCGGCCTGCACCGCGGACCGTCCGTCTGGGAGTCCACCTGGGAGCACGTCAGCCAGGTCGCCGACCTCACCCGGGCCATGGGCGCCGGGCACCTCGTGGTGATCCCCTCGTTCTGGCGCGACGACAAGACCGCCGAGATCCTGGAGCCGCCGGAGCTGACGGCCGAGCAGTGGGCGTACCTGACCAAGGGCATGGAACGCCTCGGGCACGAGGTCAAGGAGACGTACGGCCTCGACATCGTCGTCCACCCGCACGCCGACACCCACATCGACACCGAGGAGCACGTCGAGCGCTTCCTCGACTCCACGGACTCCGAGCTGGTCAACCTCTGCCTGGACACCGGGCACTACGCCTACTGCGGCGGTGACAGCGTCAAACTGATCGAGACGTACGGCGAGCGCATCGGCTACCTGCACCTCAAGCAGGTCGACCCGGAGATCCTCGCGGACGTCGTCGCCCACCAGGTGCCGTTCGGGCCCGCCGTGCAGCGCGGGGTGATGTGCGAACCGCCCTCCGGCGTCCCCGAGCTGGGGCCGGTCCTCACGGCCGCCCAGAACCTGGGCGTGGAGCTGTTCGCGATCGTCGAGCAGGACATGTACCCCTGCGAGCCGGACAAGCCGCTGCCGATCGCGGTCCGCACCCGGAAGTTCCTGCGCTCCTGCGGCGCCTGACGAGCGGCCAGGGGCGGCCGGTGGGCGGCGGTCACCGCTCGTCCGCGGGCCGCCCCCGCCCTCGTACCACCAGCACTCCGCCCACCACGGCGAGCACGAAGCCGGCGGCGGTCGCCGCGATCGGCACCGTCCGGCCGACCGCGCGCAGCCGGGCGCCGTCCGCCTTCGCCTTGTCGACGGCGAACCTCTGCGTGTCCGGGGTGTGGCTGAGCCTCCTGACGTCCAGCAGGACCACGGCGTCCTTCGTCGCACCCGGGGCGCGCAGGGTCTGGCGCGGGCCCAGCCGGGCGTACAGGACGCGGCCCGTGGCCTGGTCGACGACCAGCTTGATGCCGTGGTTGGAGTACCACTCCTCGGCGAACACCTGCGCGGCGCCGGGCCGTCCGACCAGGGCGCCCGGCACCTGACGGGTGCCGATCCTGGTGGGCGGGACCGTGCCCGTGAAGACGTACCCCCGGTAGCCGCGGATCCTCTCGGTGCCCCGGTAGGCGAGCGTGACCGTCGAGCCGAGCTGGCTGTCCCACCAGCGGTACGGGCGTTTCTGCACGTCGAACGGGAACTTCAGGTAGGCCTCGCCCTCGTGGTACGGCTGCTCCCGGCAGCAGTGCGCGGGCCGGTTGGTCCTGCGGTCGGTGACCCAGCGGGCGGTCGAGAAGTCCAGCGCGTCGTGCGGGTCGGCGGCGGGCAGCGACTTCTGCGTGTCGACCGTGGTGACCACGTCCCACACCGCCCGGTCGCCGTCGCTGTCACCGACGTCGCCGCGCACCCGCTGCGTGACGGTGACGGGCCGGTCGTGGACCGTCTCGGTCGCCTCGACGTCGAAATAGCTGCCCTGGCCCCGGTAGACGGCGGTGACGTCGATGTCCACCGGGTTCACGGCCGCGCGCGGCGTGACGTACCACACGAGCATCGGCGCGAGGACGAGCAGGAAGACACCCAGGCCCAGCAGGACCAGGGAGAGGGGTGAGGCGCTACGGCGCATCCGGCACTCCAGGGTGTTGGCTGCCCCGGGACCGTAGGCCCCGGCGCCGCGCGGCGTCTACGCACCGGAGTGACAAACCAGTTGCGGGCACCCCTCATGGACACACCAAAATGGCGCCCACCGCCAGCCGACCCCGGAGGCCCCGTGATCTTCCGCACCCTCACCGAGTCCGGTCTCGACCGCGTCCTCGCCCTGCTGCCCGCCGGCCAGGTCGGCGTCTGGGCCGACGCGGACCTCTTCCGGAAGCGGCTCGCCACGGGTGAGTACCGGCCCGAGTGGACGTGGGTCGCGGAGGAGACCGGTGAGCCGCACGCCGTGGCGGTGTGGTGGGGCAACCCCGGTGACGAGCGGCCCGGCGCGCTCGACACCCTCAACGCCGTCGCGTCGCCGGCTCGTACGGATGTCGCCGCCGAGCTCCTTGCCGCGGCCCACACGGCCTTCGGGCAAGCCCGGCCGGAGTTCCATCTGCTGCTGCCCGCCGACTGGCGGGAGCGCCCGGACGTCGTCGCCGACCTCGGCTGGCGGCGGGAGGCGGCCCGGCGCGCCGGTCTCACCACGGCGGTCGAACGACTGCGCTACGAGTGGACCCGCGACAGCGGCGTCCCCGCGCCGTCCCGCCGGCTGCGCTTTCGCCCCGAGGCCGACGACGAGGTCTTCGCCGGCCTGTTCCGCCGGGTGCTCGACGGCACGCTCGACGCCGCGTCCCGGGCGCAGGCGCTGGCCGTGGGCGCCGAGGCGCAGGCCCGGGCCGACGTCGCCTTCTACCGCGACTCGATGCCGGGTGAGCGCTCCTGGTGGCGGGTGGCCGAGGACGCGGGCGGCCGTACGGTCGGCTTCGCGCTGCCCTCCCGCAACACCGGCTCGCACGTCGTCGGCTATCTGGGCGTCCTGCCCGAGCAGCGCGGCCACGGCTACGTCGACGACCTGCTCGCCGAGATCACCCGCGTGCTCGCGCAGGAGGCCGGCGCGGACGTCGTCCGGGCGGACACCGACCTGACGAACCACCCGATGGCCGCCGCCTTCGACCGCCTCGGGTACCGGAACGTCGCCAGGCGGCTGGTCCTGTCGGCGGCGTGAGGCGATGAGGCCGCGGGGCCGGGGCGGGGTTCGTGCGTGTCGGCGTGGCGGAAGGCGTCCTGCGGGTGTGCGGCGGGCCGGGTGGGTGGGCCGGTGCCGTCGTACGGCTGCGTCCGACGGGCGCGGGCGCCCGCCGTGTGCGAGATTGCCGACTGAGGGAGGTCGGGAGCGAGTCGCTGTCCCTCACACGTGCCGCTCGGGTACTCGCCCCGGCCTCCTCCCGCCGTGACGTCCCACGACCCGGGGGTTCGACCCGATGGCCCTGCACCAGACCAGCCGCCCGGCGCCGGACCCCGCCGACGACGTGTACACCCTGCCCATCAGCGAGCAGGAGCTGCCCAAGCACCGGATGCCCGACGGCGTGTCCGACGCCCGCGCCGTGCGGGCCCTCATCCACGACGAGCTCAGCCTGGACGGCGACGCCTCGCAGAACCTGGCGACCTTCTGCACCACCTGGGCGGAGCCCGAGGTGCACCAGCTGATGGACGAGTGCCTCGGCAAGAACATGGTCGACAAGGACGAGTACCCGCAGACCGCCGCGATCGAGAGCCGCTGCGTCCACATGCTCGCCGACCTGTGGAACTCCCCGGACGGCGCCACCACCCTCGGCTGCTCCACCACCGGCTCCAGCGAGGCCGGCATGCTCGGCGGACTCGCCCTGAAGTGGCGCTGGCGGGAACGCCGCCGCGCCGCGGGCAGGCCCGCCGACCGCCCCAACCTGGTCGTCGGGCCGGTCCAGGTGTGCTGGAAGAAGTTCGCCCGCTACTTCGACGTCGAACTGCGCCAGGTCCCGCTGGAGAAGGACGCCTTGGGCCTGCGCGCGCACCAACTGCGCGACCACGTCGACGAGAACACCATCGGCGTGGTGGCGATCCTCGGCGTCACCTACACCTGCGTCTACGAGCCGGTCGCCGAGATCGCCGCGGAACTCGACCGCATCCAGCAGGACACCGGCCTCGACATCCCGCTGCACGTCGACGCGGCCAGCGGCGGCTTCGTCGCCCCGTTCCTCCAGCCCGACCTGGTGTGGGACTTCCGGCTGCCCCGCGTCGCCTCCATCAACGTCTCCGGCCACAAGTACGGCATGGCTCCCCTCGGCGTCGGCTGGGTCGTCTGGCGCTCACCCGACCTGCTCCCCGAGGACCTGGTGTTCCGCGTCTCCTACCTCGGCGGCGACATGCCCACCTTCGCCCTGAACTTCTCCCGCCCCGGCGGCGAGGTCGTCGCCCAGTACTACAACCTGCTGCGCCTCGGCCGCGAGGGCTACGCCAAGGTGCACGGCGCCTGCGCGCGCACCGCCCGGATGCTCGCCGAACGGGTCGCCGCGATGGGCCCCTTCACCGTCCTCTACGACGGCCAGGACGCCCTGCCGGCCGTCACGTGGACGCTGACCGGGCCCGACGCGAGCCCCTTCACGCTGTACGACATCACCGACCAGCTGCGCCGCCGGGGCTGGCAGGTCCCGGCGTACCCGCTCGCCCCCGGGCGGCAGGACACCGTCGTGCAGCGCGTCCTGGTACGGCACGGCACCAGCTACGACAAGATCGCGCTGCTCGCGGACGACCTGCGCGCCGCCGTCGGACACCTCAGCGAGGGACCGACGTCCCATGTCGCGCGGCGGCCGGCGTTCCACCACTGAGCCGGACGACGCGGACCTCCTCGACGCGCACGGGCCGGTGCTCCTGGAGCGACAGCGTGCACGCCTCCGCGATCCAGCCCGCCTCGAGCGCGTCCGCGACCGTGCACGGCGAGGGCCGGGTCCCCGCGACGACCTCGGTGAACGCGGTGAGCTCGGCGCGGTAGGCGGCGGTGAAGCGGTCCATGAAGAAGTCGTGCGGGGTGCCCGCCGGGAAGGTCACCCCGGGCTCCACCGATCGCAGCGGCAGCTTGTCCTCCAGGCCGACGGCGATCGAGTCCCGGAAGCCGTGCAGCTCCATCCGCACGTCGTAACCCCGGCCGTTGTGGCGGCTGTTGGAGATCACGGCGATCGTGCCGTCGTCCAGCGTGAGCAGCGCGCCCGTGGTGTCGGCGTCGCCCGCCTGTGCGATGTACTGCGCGCCCCGGTTGCCGCCGACGGCGTACACCTCGGTCACCTCGCGGCCCGTCACCCAGCGGACGATGTCGAAGTCGTGCACGGAGCAGTCGCGGAAGATGCCGCCGGAGGCGGCGATGTACGCGGCCGACGGCGGCGCCGGGTCCAGCGTGGTCGACCGGACGGTGTGCAGCTCGCCCAGTTCACCGGAGAGCACGGCGTCCCGCGCGGCGACGAACCCGGCGTCGAAGCGCCGGTTGTACCCGATCTGCACCGGCACGTCCCGGCCCTGGACGGCCTTGAGCACCGCCACACCCTCGGGCATGGTGCGGGCGACGGGCTTCTCGCAGAACACGGGCACGCCCGCGTCGACCGCCGCGAGGATCAGCGCGGGGTGGGCGTCGGTCGCGGCGGCGATCACCACGCCGTCGACGCCGGCGGCCAGCACCGCCTCGGGCGAGTCGGCGACCTCGGCCCCGAACCGCTCGGCGGCGGTCTTGGCCGCGTCCGCGAACGGGTCGGCGAGGACGAGCGACTCGACCGCGTCGAGTCCGGAGAGGGTCTCGGCGTGGAAGGCGCCGATGCGGCCGAGGCCGAGGATTCCGATGCGCATGAGGGTGTTGCTCCTTGGGGCTCGTATGGGGGCTCGTACGAGGGTGGAGGGCGGCGTCAGCCGAGTCCGCCGAGGACGTTCTGGTCCCAGTCGATCACCGATCCGGTGACCACTCCCGACCGGTCGGAGAGCAGCAGGACCACGAAGTCGGCGATCTCGTCCGGTTGGCCGAGCCGGCCCATCGGGAGCCTGGCGGCGGCCTGTTCGCGCCAGTCGTCCCCGGCGCCGTGGAACGCGCGCTGCGTGGCGTCCTCACCCTCGGTCGCGGTCCACCCGATGGTGAGGCCGTTGATCCGGATGCGGTCCCAGCGGTGGGCGTGCGCGGTGGTGGGGGTACCGCCCGCGCGAGCGAAGGCATTCGGATGGTCGTCCGCGTCGGTCGTCCGTTCGACGTGCGCCCGGAAGGCGTCGAGGTCGCAGTCCCGACCGGACGGCCAGGCACCGCGGTGTACGGAGGCGAAGGACATCGGTGTCCTCTCGGTGGCGGGGTGGCGCAGCAATGACGGGGTGGAGGGGCGGTGACGGGGTGGAGGGGCGGTGACGGGGTGGAGGGGCGGTGACGGGGTGGAGGGGCGGTGACGGGGTGGAGCGGCGATGTCATTCTTGTCATTACAAACCCCTCGAACAATCAGCAGGAACCCATCAAAAACCCTTCAAGGAGCCGTCCGTGGGCCACCCCTTCCCGATCCGGGAGATCGCACGCCAGGCAGGACTGAGCGAGGCCACCGTCGACCGGGTCCTCAACGGGCGGGGCGGCGTGCGCGACAGCACCGCCCAGGAGGTCCGCCGCGCCATCGCCGACCTGGACCGGCAGCGCACCCAGGTCCGGCTGGTCGGCCGCACCTTCATGAT
This region of Streptomyces chromofuscus genomic DNA includes:
- a CDS encoding NUDIX domain-containing protein — its product is MTAGVDTPDRRGRTGLDRAGRDLTGNPRVRVRDVTLLSSHWYVERTTTFDFQHADGTWSTQERETHDRGNGATMLLYDASRETVLLTRQFRFPVYVNGHPDGMLVETPGGLLDDDDEHPEEAVRREVIEETGHTIGAVQHVFDVYMSPGSVTERVSFYAAAYGPSTRTHEGGGLGEEGEDIEIVELPFPRALEMIRTGEIADAKTIMLLQWAALEGPFAKR
- a CDS encoding sugar ABC transporter substrate-binding protein produces the protein MDRSRRIPSALAVAAAAALVLAGCSSGSGGKKAEEGADGASAGKATTPRMTVALVTHQAPGDTFWDIVRKGAEAAAAKDNIKLVYSADPNAGNQANLVQNAIDQKVDGIAVTLAKPDALKDVLGKAEQAGIPVVGLNSGLSDWKRLGLLQFFGQDENVAGEALGKRLNEEGAKKAVCVIQEQGNIGLTQRCDGVKKTFEGTTEILNVNGTDMPSVKSTITAKLKQDGAIDHVVTLGAPFALTAVQSVSEAGSKAKVATFDLNKDLTGAIQRGDIEFAVDQQPYLQGYLAVDGLWLYKNNGNYSGGGEQPVLTGPAFVDRSNVERVAGYAAKGTR
- a CDS encoding ABC transporter permease, translating into MGTTQQAAPAVTTPPAPGPRHTDGRTRERPLVLRLLARPEVGVFLGAVAVFVFFLIAAPSLRQGGSMATVLYQASTIGIMALPVALLMIGGEFDLSAGVAVITSALTAAMLSYQLTLNVWTGVIVALVVSLAVGAFNGWMLVKTGLPSFLVTLGTFLILQGVNLAVTKLVTGNVATDDISTMDGFDQARALFASSFDVGGVQVKITVVWWLVFAALATWVLLRTKYGNWIFAVGGNKESARAVGVPVTFTKISLFVVVGFGAWFVGMHQLFSFNTVQSGEGVGQELIYIAAAVIGGCLLTGGHGSAIGPVFGAFMFGMVQQGIVYAGWNPDWFKAFLGVMLLGAVLINLWVQRTATRR
- a CDS encoding ATP-binding cassette domain-containing protein codes for the protein MTTAHGALLPDTAPRQQGALVELRRAGKSYGNVRALYGVDLAVHPGRVTCVLGDNGAGKSTLIKIVSGLHQHTEGEFLVDGEPVRFSTPREALDKGIAAVYQDLATVPLMPVWRNFFLGSELTKGPWPVRRLDIARMKRTADEELRAMGIVLDDLEQPIGTLSGGQRQCVAIARAVHFGARVLILDEPTAALGVKQSGVVLKYIAAARDRGLGVIFITHNPHHAYMVGDHFSVLRLGTLELSADRSEVSPEELTNHMAGGTELAALKHELAQVRGVDVEELPEAEDLTAPATAPDAPAASPTPPTAAPASPEGTP
- a CDS encoding sugar phosphate isomerase/epimerase family protein is translated as MADTPVLDRIRVGSAPDSWGVWFPDDPRQVPWERFLDEVAEAGYSWIELGPYGYLPTDPARLTDETDRRGLKVSAGTVFTGLHRGPSVWESTWEHVSQVADLTRAMGAGHLVVIPSFWRDDKTAEILEPPELTAEQWAYLTKGMERLGHEVKETYGLDIVVHPHADTHIDTEEHVERFLDSTDSELVNLCLDTGHYAYCGGDSVKLIETYGERIGYLHLKQVDPEILADVVAHQVPFGPAVQRGVMCEPPSGVPELGPVLTAAQNLGVELFAIVEQDMYPCEPDKPLPIAVRTRKFLRSCGA
- a CDS encoding DUF3068 domain-containing protein, which translates into the protein MRRSASPLSLVLLGLGVFLLVLAPMLVWYVTPRAAVNPVDIDVTAVYRGQGSYFDVEATETVHDRPVTVTQRVRGDVGDSDGDRAVWDVVTTVDTQKSLPAADPHDALDFSTARWVTDRRTNRPAHCCREQPYHEGEAYLKFPFDVQKRPYRWWDSQLGSTVTLAYRGTERIRGYRGYVFTGTVPPTRIGTRQVPGALVGRPGAAQVFAEEWYSNHGIKLVVDQATGRVLYARLGPRQTLRAPGATKDAVVLLDVRRLSHTPDTQRFAVDKAKADGARLRAVGRTVPIAATAAGFVLAVVGGVLVVRGRGRPADER
- a CDS encoding GNAT family N-acetyltransferase, with amino-acid sequence MIFRTLTESGLDRVLALLPAGQVGVWADADLFRKRLATGEYRPEWTWVAEETGEPHAVAVWWGNPGDERPGALDTLNAVASPARTDVAAELLAAAHTAFGQARPEFHLLLPADWRERPDVVADLGWRREAARRAGLTTAVERLRYEWTRDSGVPAPSRRLRFRPEADDEVFAGLFRRVLDGTLDAASRAQALAVGAEAQARADVAFYRDSMPGERSWWRVAEDAGGRTVGFALPSRNTGSHVVGYLGVLPEQRGHGYVDDLLAEITRVLAQEAGADVVRADTDLTNHPMAAAFDRLGYRNVARRLVLSAA
- a CDS encoding glutamate decarboxylase — encoded protein: MALHQTSRPAPDPADDVYTLPISEQELPKHRMPDGVSDARAVRALIHDELSLDGDASQNLATFCTTWAEPEVHQLMDECLGKNMVDKDEYPQTAAIESRCVHMLADLWNSPDGATTLGCSTTGSSEAGMLGGLALKWRWRERRRAAGRPADRPNLVVGPVQVCWKKFARYFDVELRQVPLEKDALGLRAHQLRDHVDENTIGVVAILGVTYTCVYEPVAEIAAELDRIQQDTGLDIPLHVDAASGGFVAPFLQPDLVWDFRLPRVASINVSGHKYGMAPLGVGWVVWRSPDLLPEDLVFRVSYLGGDMPTFALNFSRPGGEVVAQYYNLLRLGREGYAKVHGACARTARMLAERVAAMGPFTVLYDGQDALPAVTWTLTGPDASPFTLYDITDQLRRRGWQVPAYPLAPGRQDTVVQRVLVRHGTSYDKIALLADDLRAAVGHLSEGPTSHVARRPAFHH
- a CDS encoding Gfo/Idh/MocA family protein — protein: MRIGILGLGRIGAFHAETLSGLDAVESLVLADPFADAAKTAAERFGAEVADSPEAVLAAGVDGVVIAAATDAHPALILAAVDAGVPVFCEKPVARTMPEGVAVLKAVQGRDVPVQIGYNRRFDAGFVAARDAVLSGELGELHTVRSTTLDPAPPSAAYIAASGGIFRDCSVHDFDIVRWVTGREVTEVYAVGGNRGAQYIAQAGDADTTGALLTLDDGTIAVISNSRHNGRGYDVRMELHGFRDSIAVGLEDKLPLRSVEPGVTFPAGTPHDFFMDRFTAAYRAELTAFTEVVAGTRPSPCTVADALEAGWIAEACTLSLQEHRPVRVEEVRVVRLSGGTPAAARHGTSVPR